In the Ramlibacter tataouinensis TTB310 genome, one interval contains:
- a CDS encoding c-type cytochrome: MKRALFALAAAALVAAPAMADQALAQAKNCMACHAVDKKMVGPSYKDVAAKYANDKAAVDKLAAKIIKGGAGVWGAVPMPANPQVNEADAKKLAAWVLSQK; encoded by the coding sequence ATGAAACGTGCCCTGTTTGCCCTGGCCGCCGCCGCCCTGGTGGCCGCCCCGGCGATGGCCGACCAGGCCCTGGCCCAGGCCAAGAACTGCATGGCCTGCCATGCCGTCGACAAGAAGATGGTGGGCCCGTCGTACAAGGACGTGGCAGCCAAGTACGCCAACGACAAGGCGGCCGTGGACAAGCTGGCGGCCAAGATCATCAAGGGCGGCGCCGGCGTCTGGGGCGCCGTGCCCATGCCGGCCAACCCGCAGGTCAACGAGGCCGATGCCAAGAAGCTGGCGGCCTGGGTGCTCAGCCAGAAGTAA
- the ilvD gene encoding dihydroxy-acid dehydratase, which produces MDNKTIQINRRSKNITEGKSRAPNRSMYYGMGYQEGDFRKPMVGVANGHSTITPCNSGLQKLADAAVVGIEEAGGNAQIFGTPTISDGMAMGTEGMKYSLVSREVIADCIETCVQGQWMDGVLVVGGCDKNMPGGLMGMLRANVPAIYVYGGTILPGRWKGQDLNIVSVFEAVGQNAAGKISDQELKDIEQHAIPGTGSCGGMYTANTMSSAFEALGISLPYSSTMANPHDEKMDSARESAKVLLEAIRRDIKPRDIVTRKAIENAVAVIMATGGSTNAVLHFLAIAHAAGVEWTIDDFERIRQRTPVICDLKPSGKYLAVDLHRAGGIPQVMKVLLKAGLLHGDCLTITGKTIAEVLQDVPDQPAASQDVIRPIGNPMYKEGHLAILKGNLSPEGAVAKITGLKNPVITGPARVFDDEQSALQAILDGKIKAGDVMVLRYLGPKGGPGMPEMLAPTGALIGAGLGESVGLVTDGRFSGGTWGMVVGHVAPEAAAGGTIALVNEGDSITIDAHQLRLELNVPQAEIARRRAAWQAPAPRYTRGVQAKFAFNASSASKGAVLDNF; this is translated from the coding sequence ATGGACAACAAGACCATCCAGATCAACCGCCGCAGCAAGAACATCACCGAGGGCAAGTCGCGCGCGCCCAACCGCTCCATGTACTACGGCATGGGCTACCAGGAAGGCGACTTCCGCAAGCCCATGGTGGGCGTGGCCAACGGCCACAGCACCATCACGCCCTGCAACAGCGGCCTGCAGAAGCTGGCCGACGCGGCCGTGGTCGGCATCGAGGAAGCGGGCGGCAACGCGCAGATCTTCGGCACGCCGACGATCAGCGACGGCATGGCCATGGGCACCGAGGGCATGAAGTACAGCCTGGTCAGCCGCGAGGTCATCGCCGACTGCATCGAGACCTGCGTGCAGGGCCAGTGGATGGACGGCGTGCTGGTGGTGGGCGGCTGCGACAAGAACATGCCGGGCGGCCTGATGGGCATGCTGCGCGCCAACGTGCCGGCCATCTACGTCTACGGCGGCACCATCCTGCCGGGCCGGTGGAAGGGCCAGGACCTGAACATCGTCAGCGTGTTCGAGGCCGTGGGCCAGAACGCCGCCGGCAAGATCAGCGACCAGGAGCTCAAGGACATCGAGCAGCACGCCATCCCCGGCACCGGCTCCTGCGGCGGCATGTACACCGCCAACACCATGAGTTCGGCCTTCGAGGCGCTGGGCATCTCCCTGCCCTACTCGTCCACCATGGCCAACCCGCACGACGAGAAGATGGACTCGGCCCGGGAATCGGCCAAGGTGCTGCTGGAGGCGATCCGCCGGGACATCAAGCCGCGCGACATCGTCACGCGCAAGGCGATCGAGAACGCGGTGGCGGTGATCATGGCCACCGGCGGCTCGACCAACGCCGTGCTGCACTTCCTGGCCATCGCCCATGCGGCGGGCGTGGAGTGGACCATCGACGACTTCGAGCGCATCCGCCAGCGCACGCCCGTGATCTGCGACCTCAAGCCTTCCGGCAAGTACCTGGCGGTGGACCTGCACCGCGCCGGCGGCATCCCGCAGGTGATGAAGGTCCTGCTCAAGGCCGGGCTGCTGCACGGCGACTGCCTGACCATCACCGGCAAGACCATCGCCGAGGTGCTCCAGGACGTGCCCGACCAGCCTGCTGCCTCCCAGGACGTGATCCGGCCGATCGGCAACCCCATGTACAAGGAAGGCCACCTGGCCATCCTCAAGGGCAACCTCTCGCCCGAGGGCGCGGTGGCCAAGATCACCGGCCTGAAGAACCCGGTGATCACCGGCCCGGCGCGGGTGTTCGACGACGAGCAGTCGGCGCTGCAGGCCATCCTGGACGGCAAGATCAAGGCCGGCGACGTGATGGTGCTGCGCTACCTGGGGCCCAAGGGCGGGCCGGGCATGCCGGAGATGCTGGCGCCCACCGGCGCGCTGATCGGCGCCGGACTGGGCGAGAGCGTGGGCCTGGTCACCGACGGGCGCTTCTCCGGCGGCACCTGGGGCATGGTGGTGGGCCACGTCGCGCCCGAAGCGGCGGCCGGCGGCACCATCGCGCTGGTGAACGAGGGCGACTCCATCACCATCGACGCGCACCAGCTCAGGCTGGAGCTGAACGTGCCGCAGGCCGAGATCGCCAGGCGCCGCGCCGCCTGGCAGGCGCCCGCGCCGCGCTACACCCGCGGCGTGCAGGCCAAGTTCGCGTTCAACGCCTCCAGCGCCAGCAAGGGCGCGGTGCTCGACAACTTCTGA
- a CDS encoding FAD-dependent oxidoreductase, protein MDTTSVWRTAAPATGFGMLQGDTQCDVLVIGGGITGVTLALLLAQQGRRTVLLEAGEIGSGTTGHSTGNLYVTLSQGLSTVLSRWGEQVAREVVAERRAAMEFVEAQAQGMPEAAFRRCPLVLYARSVRDQAHVDGEIQALTRIGCPVRREDRAPAGLPPARGAVLVLPDQAQFQPQAYLAQLARRAAQAGAAVHEHSRVLEIDTGARVAVTATGTVKAGEIVMATHSPKGVHLVHAEMPVHREYGVAFEAPPGNTDIGPGIFWWHGDEGLSMRTLEQQGRRYLICVGQEHKPGAHNAKAALMALEAAAASYLSPGPARFRWSAQNYRPHDGLPYIGRDHTGCFIATGFSTDGLTWGTAAARLIAAQLAGQRPAFGERCAPGRFTPIKGARNLLEENLTTAKALFKDYLTRGQKEHLSSLAPGDSALVEFEGESFAAYRSPQGELFAVSPVCTHMGCKVHWNSVETSWDCPCHGSRFRPDGSVIEGPALKPLRRKPIALG, encoded by the coding sequence ATGGACACGACCTCCGTCTGGCGCACGGCCGCGCCCGCCACCGGCTTCGGCATGCTGCAGGGCGACACGCAGTGCGACGTGCTCGTCATCGGCGGTGGCATCACGGGCGTGACGCTGGCGCTGCTGCTGGCCCAGCAGGGCCGGCGGACGGTGCTGCTGGAGGCGGGCGAGATCGGCAGCGGGACGACCGGCCACTCCACCGGCAACCTTTACGTGACGCTGAGCCAGGGCCTGTCCACGGTGCTGTCGCGCTGGGGCGAGCAGGTGGCGCGCGAGGTCGTGGCCGAGCGCCGCGCCGCCATGGAGTTCGTCGAGGCGCAGGCGCAGGGCATGCCGGAGGCGGCTTTCAGGCGCTGCCCCCTGGTGCTGTATGCGCGCTCGGTGCGGGACCAGGCCCATGTGGACGGCGAGATCCAGGCCCTGACGCGGATCGGCTGCCCGGTGCGGCGGGAAGACAGGGCTCCCGCGGGCCTGCCGCCCGCAAGGGGCGCGGTGCTGGTGCTGCCCGACCAGGCGCAGTTCCAGCCGCAGGCCTACCTGGCCCAGCTGGCGCGGCGCGCCGCGCAGGCCGGCGCGGCGGTCCATGAGCATTCCCGGGTGCTGGAGATCGACACCGGCGCCAGGGTCGCCGTCACCGCCACCGGCACGGTGAAGGCCGGCGAGATCGTGATGGCCACCCACTCGCCCAAGGGCGTCCACCTGGTGCATGCCGAGATGCCCGTGCACCGCGAGTACGGCGTCGCCTTCGAGGCACCGCCCGGCAACACGGACATCGGGCCCGGCATCTTCTGGTGGCACGGCGACGAGGGCCTGTCGATGCGCACGCTGGAGCAGCAGGGCCGGCGCTACCTCATCTGCGTCGGCCAGGAGCACAAGCCCGGCGCCCACAATGCCAAGGCGGCGCTGATGGCCTTGGAGGCCGCGGCCGCCAGCTACCTGTCGCCCGGGCCAGCCCGCTTCCGCTGGTCGGCCCAGAACTATCGCCCGCACGACGGCCTGCCCTACATCGGCCGCGACCACACGGGCTGCTTCATCGCCACCGGCTTTTCCACCGATGGCCTGACCTGGGGCACGGCGGCGGCCCGGCTGATCGCGGCGCAGCTGGCGGGCCAGCGGCCGGCCTTCGGCGAGCGCTGCGCCCCCGGCCGCTTCACGCCCATCAAGGGCGCCAGGAACCTGCTGGAGGAGAACCTCACCACCGCCAAGGCGCTGTTCAAGGACTACCTCACGCGCGGACAGAAGGAACACCTGTCCAGCCTGGCGCCCGGCGACAGCGCGCTGGTGGAGTTCGAGGGCGAGTCGTTCGCCGCCTACCGCTCGCCGCAGGGCGAGCTGTTCGCGGTCTCGCCGGTGTGCACCCACATGGGCTGCAAGGTGCACTGGAACAGCGTGGAAACCAGCTGGGACTGCCCCTGCCACGGCAGCCGCTTCCGGCCCGACGGCTCGGTCATCGAAGGGCCGGCGCTCAAGCCCCTGCGCCGCAAGCCCATCGCGCTGGGTTGA
- a CDS encoding TIGR04438 family Trp-rich protein, whose product MYFLGLGIVLLLMKYLEVDPVAAWAWWWVLSPFGLAVAWWAWADWSGYTKKKAVEKENARKQARIDKSREALGIKTRRR is encoded by the coding sequence ATGTATTTCCTGGGCCTTGGGATCGTTTTGCTGCTGATGAAGTACCTGGAGGTGGACCCGGTGGCCGCCTGGGCGTGGTGGTGGGTGCTCAGCCCCTTCGGCCTGGCCGTGGCCTGGTGGGCCTGGGCCGACTGGTCGGGCTACACCAAGAAGAAGGCGGTCGAGAAGGAAAACGCCCGCAAGCAGGCGCGCATCGACAAGAGCCGCGAGGCCCTGGGCATCAAGACGCGCCGGCGCTGA